Genomic segment of Sarcophilus harrisii chromosome 4, mSarHar1.11, whole genome shotgun sequence:
GTTACAGTCTTTCTGATATGACCATTACATGTTTctccttaatatgtataaaacatgctACCCACCTCATCATACAAAAAATAGTGAAGTCTTATCTATTCACACCAAAGTTCAAATTATATAATCTTCCTTTGAGATGGAAATGTCCTATTTCAtgtttgtatccccaatacttagcatagtgcctttcTTGCACATActtggagcttaataaatgttttatacataacaattagagccatttcccaatagataaattGGTTAAGTGCTATGAACAgaaattccccctccccccccaaaaaaaggcaaGCTAACAACAACCATTTGGAAAAGTTGCTCCAAGTTACTaataatatgatattccaagtAAAACAGTTCTGAGACTCCATGTCACATCTATTAGATTTGTgaagatgacaaaaagaaaaagaaaagcatttgttAGAAGAATTGCAGAGAACAGGTACATGAATCCTTTTTTGTTGGAACTACAAATCAGTTCAGCAAtctggaaggcaatttggaacaataccctaaaagttactaaactcttcataacctttgacccaatTAGTAGgcaagaaatcaaagaaggaaaggtcttatgtatacaaaaatatccATAGCAATACTTTTTTGATAAATTGAGGGAGGCATCAATTGGTAAGTGGTAAAACAAAtttgacatatgaatgtaatggaatattatggtacAAGAAATGACTAAAGAGATGAACTCAGACAAACTTGGAAAGTTTTATATGGGAACTGATATAGcaaaaagtgagcagaaccagaacagcTAGAAGAAAGATAGTTCTCAAGACTTTCCCTTAAAACTCTAAGGAGAGCGATAACAGTTATTCTATGTTTATAgcattgtaaaggaaaacaactttgaaagatttaagaactctgatgaatccaatgaccaaccacaacttcaaaagaccaaaaagtaatgtTTCTCATCTTGTTACAGAGAAGTACTAGACTAGAATGTGCAGAACAAGATGTCCATTTTCAGATATACTTGTTACAAGGAAAGACTTTTTTGAGGTGAGGGCAAGATAATGATTCCAATAAAAGAGACAACAAATCATTTGAAACAGTCTAACAATACTTAGAAGAAAGCAtatgaagaacaaaaaacaacaaaaacgaGCAGGATGGGTTTAGAACCAGTTTATTATatgcttaaaaaacaaactgTACATAATACAGATCCACAGttttatatataaactttttctgttctttatatatgCAAATGATCATTCTTATTGTCATGTCaagtttataattaaaataaagtttaagactttactaaatttaattaatataaccACTTCAGAGCTCTCTTTATCCCATATCTTAACTCTGGACATTTTTATTATCTTCCAttcctagaatgttctccctccacATCTCTGCCTTCaggcttccttcaaattccagctaaaTCTTATCTTTTAAAGGATTCCTTTCTTGATTCCCTTTAATCCCAGTGCCTTCCTTCAGTTGATAATTTCCGATTtgttgcatgtgtgtgtgtgtgtacaacacatacaaagagagagagtTCACACTTGTTTTTACATCCCTGTTTACATTTCTCCCCCACTGAAATGTAAACTCCTGAAGAGCAGGAACTGattaacttttctttgtatccttccTTAGCCCTTAGCCTTCTATCTTTCTGCAGATCAGCTGTGTGACTGAAACTAAGACAGATAATATAGAATTGCAAAAAGCATGAAAGGGATGGGCTGATCTCAGTGTTCTATAtggtagcttcctattttaattattcttgctaaataGGTCCTAAAATCAATGGTTGTTACACAGCCAAAGCACAGCAAATCCTATAAGCAATCTAAATTCCTTGCTTTGGAACTTATCACTGTCCACTATGGCTGCATTtctaaggaagaagagaggaaaaacagtATAATTATCAACTTAAGGATGAGGAGATAAGGAAAAGGATGTAAGGGGCAGTTACCATCTCAGACTCTCTGTtagtaaaaatgaagataataaatgcATTGATTACTCATGGGGCTGACACAGGGAAAGCTCCCCAAATTTAAAAgtgatatacaaaaatatgaGTTTTATTATGGGAGGTAGGTCATGGAgaagagtggggaaaaaaagggaatggaattgagaatcagaaagaaaagacatttattaagggtttatGATGTGCCAAgtccaaaacaaaaacagaaaagcaagagGGTCTTTCTGCTCTCAAGAACTCACATTCTAGTGGGGGAGGCTCTTGGAAGGAGTGTGTGACAGTACAGATTGGAGTTTTCAGCTGCAAGTAAGAAGACGGCAAAGTCTTCTGGTTCAAGGCATTACAAAGGCAAGGCAGACGTTATGTACCTTCTCTAGTGCCATTCCCACTGATAGAATCTTATCTGTTTCTGAAGCTGATCCACCTGATAAAACTCCATcgtcctgatttcaaattctcaTCATGATTTGATctataatttaatgaaattttaaaagtgtcATTTTAATGGATAAAAATCGTGTTTTTAAAGGGGACACACCTTCAGTAAGTAACTAAGTAAAGATCCTGCTTTCATcactatttattttataaatgtgtcaTTTTCATTGATAAGATTCTTTGTTTCTGAACTTGAGTCATCTGACAAATTCCAAcgtcctgatttcaaattctgcctctattATTATTTGTTCTATAATTCAACGCAATTTCTCTGGAGTCATTCTCATTCATAACATCATTTGTTTCTGAAATGGGTAGTGCCAGGTAGCTACGTTAAAGCCCTGCTTTTATCACTATTTGTTCTATAAATGGGTCATTTTCACTGCTCAAACCATTTCTGAAACTGATCCAAGTTCCAAGGGCCTGAGTTCAgaccctaacttttttttttttttttttgaagtgctTTAATCCTGCAGCAGACATTTCCTTCCGGAAATTGCAGCTGTGATTCTCCCCTTGAGCGGGGAGGTCAGGGGTCCTTCACCCTGcccgggtctcagtttcctccccggTAAATCACAGGAGTTGGTCTCGCTGGGCTCCGAGGACCTTGTAGCTTTAGGGGACCCAGACGACGGGCGGAGGGGACGAGGGACGCGCAGGCCAGACTCGAGGCCTTCCCCCCCTCCCACTCCCCAAGTGGGTCCGTCCCCGCCCCTCCGGCCGCACCTACCGGGTTGCAGGCGGCGACCCTCAGAGCGGGGCAGGTACAGTCTTCGGCGGTCCCATCACGGGCTACTGCGCAGGCGCCCACCCTCAAGCTCTGCTCTCCTAACTGCGCCTGCGTGGGCCCTGGCTCCTTCAGAAGTTAATTACGGCGCGGTCCAAATATATCGCAGACAGGAAGGGGAAAgatggggggagaaggagaagtggaagggagaaaggagccGGCACATGCGCAGTGAGCGGCTTTCCCCGGCCCGGAGCACAACACAGCTGGAGGGCGGCTGCGTTCGGCGCATGCGCCGGGCGAACAGCCGGCCGGCGGCGCCGCGGGCGGTGGCTGGGACGCGTCGGAAGCGCAGGGATGCCGCGGGAGATCATCACCTTGCAGCTGGGCCAGTGCGGCAACCAGAGTGAGCGCCGGGCCCCTCGTCGGGCTTCCTCCGCCGGCCGGCTCCGACATCAGCCGCGTCCTCCCTGAGCCCTTGCCGGCCTCCCCGGCAGCGCCCCATCCGCGCCCACTCCAGGGAATCCCGGGGGGCGGGAACCTTTCCTTCCGCACCCGGCCGCGTGTCCCCGAGAGAAGGCGGCCCTATTGGGGCCTGACGCGCTGTGCACGCCGGTCCCCTCCGGACCCAGCATCTCTTCCCCGAGCCctagtgggggggggaggggagcagggaaTGACTGGCCCCCCAGGACCCAAGGGGCCTATAGGACCACCCACAGGTGGAATTGGCTTATTCAAGAGATACTGGTGTTGTGTCATACCCACAGTTGGCTTCGAGTTCTGGAAACAGCTCTGCGCCGAGCACGGCATCAGCCCGGAGGGCATCGTGGAGGAGTTTGCCACGGAGGGCACCGACCGAAAGGACGTCTTCTTCTATCAGGTGCCCCATCCCGTGCACTGGGACGGAGCACTGGGCGCCTAGTGGGCGCAAGAGGGAAAGGACGGTGTCTGGCCAGGCTTCCCTGGACAAAAGGTCCACAGTGTctgcaaagaacagaaaagggcTAGGGCTGCAAGGGGATGAAAAGGATAGAGATGAGGCGGGTCTTGGATGATGAGGGTCTCTTGTCTCCTGTTTTTCTGCGACAGGCAGATGATGAACACTACATCCCAAGAGCCGTGCTGCTGGACCTGGAGCCCCGAGTCATCCACTCCATTCTCAACTCTCCTTATGCCAAACTCTACAATCCCGAAAATATCTACCTGTCTGAACATGGTGGAGGGGCTGGTAACAACTGGGCCAGTGGCTTCTCTCAGGTGCCCGATGGAGCATCACATAGAggagttctctctctgaagatcATTCATGCCCCCTTCCTACAGATAGGGATCCCATTTATAACATCCCACTAATAATAATCAACAtgttaggattttctttttttatcaatatagctttttatttacaagagatatacatgggtaatttttcagcattgacagctgcaagaccttttgttccaacttttcccctccttcccccaccccttcccccagatggcaggttgactaatacatgttaaatatgttgaagtataagttaaatataatatatgtatacatgtccatacaggtattttgctgtacaaaaagaatcagactctgaaatattgcacaattagcctgtgaaggaaataaaaaatgcaggtggacaaaaacagagggattgggaattctatgtagtggttcacactcatctcccagagttctctatTTTGGGGAAGTGGGGAGAACCCAACACATTATTTCTCAGATGgacataaaaaccaaaataaggaTTTGGCCAGATCTGCAGGAAACATAGTGTTACAGAAGCACTGTGTGAGATGGATAGGGACTGAGTTGGAGTTTTCTATAGTAAACATCTACTTGGGATCAACAgctcaggattttgttgcaaaaaagtCAGTTGTGTTGGAAGGAAGAGTTTTGTGTTCTGTGAGGAGAGATTGAAGATGGATATTCTGTGTccaaaaatctttgatttttcacACCTCCCTACAGGGGGAGAAGATTCATGAGGACATCTTTGATATCATAGACCGGGAGGCAGATGGCAGTGACAGCCTAGAGGTAAGGGCCCCAAAAGAACCTAGTAGAAGCATAAACAATATGATGTGACTGGGAGGAATGGGCAACAGCCAAAGTTATCATCCCTTGTCTTGTAGGGTCTTTCTTGATACCCCCAGAGATTCTTTAGTTTTCAAACCTATCACTGGATAATAGGACCACGTTTCCCATGGGCTGAGACCTTCTAGAAGCAATGTTGGGCTTAAACATGAGGGTTTGGGAAGGACTGTGATTTAGAGGTCCTCCATTTTTTACACAGAAAATGATCATCTCTCCACTCCCTCTGCATCCAGGGTTTTGTTCTGTGTCACTCTATAGCTGGTGGAACTGGCTCTGGCTTGGGCTCCTATCTCCTAGAACGGCTGAATGACAGGTGAGTGTGTAGAGCTCCTATCTCCTAGAATGGTTTAATGAGTGAGTGTCCTTTTCTGGATAGATCCATGGGAGCTGGCACATGTTACCTTTATCTTGGAATAAAGGATTAGCGCTCTCCTTTCCTAGTAGGGGTATTGAAGTTAACAACAGAAGGTTGGACTATGCCTCAGGAATTCCCTGGCGGCTAGCTTTCTAAGAGGAGTGGGAATTcctgagttctcccttttccctgGGCCTTTGAACACTTTTCTGCCCTCCCTTAACACCTCCCCTTTAATAGTTAGGGAATGTAGAGATTCATCTTTATTAACTCTCTTCTGCATCACTACCTCCCAGATACCCCAAGAAGCTGGTACAGACATACTCTGTATTTCCCAACCAGGATGAGATGAGTGATGTGGTCGTGCAGCCCTATAACTCACTGCTAACCCTCAAGAGACTGACACAGAATGCAGATTGTGTGGTGAGCCTTGGGGAGAGAAGCCAGGGTTCTCCCTTGCCTGCACAAAATCAACTTATCCTATTCAGTGAGTTCAGCTGTAGCCACTCCTTGGTAGTCActaaatcaaaaagtatttattaagcactcactgaATGCTTAGCATCTTAGAGATGCTGAGAACAGGATAGAAAAGAAGTATAAGATTTAAACCTTAACACTCTCCCCTACACATCCAAGAGCTTAAAAAATCATATGGGATGCATAATACAACtataaaaggatataaacaagtACTATTTCCAGTAAATAGAgcattaggcctggagtcaagaagactcaacttcctgagctcaaatctgggctcagattctcaccagctgtgtaaccctggccaagtcacttaaccctcaggTTTtacaggtttctcatctgtaaaatgatggggagAAGAAAATTGCAGACCACTCCAGAATCTTGGTCAAGAATACCCccatggggccatgaagagttggacgctactgaaaaaaaattataccatttAGTGAGCCTTCCCTATCACCATCATGGAAGAGCTCAACATGTTTTCTGACAATGTGGGGAGACTTAGCCCATTGTTTAAGCAAAGCTGACTTTCCTCTGATCTTCATCCCTCTTCAGGTGGTTCTGGATAACACAGCCCTGAATCGAATTGCTACAGACAGATTGCACATCCAAAACCCATCCTTCTCCCAGATCAACCAGCTGGTGAGCAGTCTTCTCTACCCACCCACATGGGTCTTCTTGGCTTCAGTTGTTTCTTGCTGTGGGATGTTGCTGAGGTCCTTCATGATCTGTGGCCAGTGCTGCAACTCTGCATTTCTCTGGCAATTGTGTTCCCGGTTTTCCAGACCTCAAAACTATAACCTGCTCCCCCTTCCCTTCAGCTCCCTTTGGTACTGTCTTCCTCTATTACAATGTAAGctccagggcagctaggtggcacaatggatagagcaccagccctgaagtcaggaggacctgagttcaactctgacctCATTTTAcgcttcttagctgtgtgaccctggcaagtcacttgaccccaattgctcCAGCAAAAGcgaaaagaatgtaagctccatgaaggcagagAATGTTCTTTTTGCTTGTTATTTGCCTCTCCCTGTCCCTCCCAATGCATTTATCAGACTGCCTGGTgcctagtaagtgcttaattcatcctttctctctgcttccctccttccttcttttctttctccctctcttcctttcctccttcctatcttcttctctccctccctcctgtcttttcttcctctattcctccctcttccctcctttcctccctttcttcctcctttctttcctcccttcttccttcccttcttccttccttctctccctccctcctgccctttttttcctccctctctacttcccttctttccttcctctctccctccttccctcttttctttcctcattccctccctccttttctccctctactcctcccccttctcccctttccttcctccctccttccctcattttcctctttcctccttctgtccttttctctctccctccctccttcctttcttcctccttccctctccctttttccttcctcccccctccttcccttttctatgTCCACAGGTGTCCACCATCATGTCGGCCAGCACCACCACCCTACGCTACCCTGGCTACATGAACAATGACCTCATCGGCCTCATCGCCTCCCTTATCCCCACACCCAGGCTCCACTTCCTCATGACTGGATACACCCCCCTCACCACTGACCAATCTGTAAGCAGCTGCCCTCTCTCTTGACTCCCCCTCCACGCGGGATCCCATCCTCCCCACAGTAAGTCAGGATTGTTGCCCAGGAGGCAGAGACTGTGAAGAGCCTGACCACTGCTGTTCTCCTCCCTGCTGTGTGCCCTGACCCTGCCTCTGGAAGCAGACCCCAGAGGCTGTGGGCTCAAAGCCTGGAACAAAATGTgcgactctgtctctctcttcctctcccctccaccTTTTTCCTCCCTGCAGACAGAAGAGCTGTATTAGAGAGTTTATCTTTTCCCTTCTAGTTTTTAAGTCCCAGACCTTGAGCTGAGGAGAAGTGAATCTTTGCCCTGTTCCTGCCCCCTCATAGCCTACAGTGCCAACTTTAAGTAGTCTAGGTGGCGTCCCTGGTTGTCTGACATTACTGTAGAAAtaacacttgggttcaaatcttgcctcattACTTTGTATCTGTGTAACATTGGACTAGTCTTTTATAATaatccccagtttcctcatctgtaaggtgaAGGTTCCATCTCCAAATCTTTTCTCGTACAATACTATTAGGAAGGAAATcggcatttattaaggatctgtgccaagtactttataaatatttctttgattcttaCAACTACCCTGGgatgtaagtattattattatctttacatTTTACACTTGATGCTTTTAAATGGCTTGTTGAGGGTCATCACATCCCCAgggagtatctgaggctgaattgaACCCAGGAATTTctcactccaggtccagtgctctacccactgcgatacctagctgcctctgactGTCACCCACATACTGGGCCAGGAGACAAATTGGAGACATTAGGTTTGATCGAGTCCACGTTCCCAATCCTGAGGTCTGAGTTTCCTACCACTAGATAGGTATTCTGGGCTAGGCCTGGGGAGAGGCAGTTGAGGCAGGTCACAGGATCTCTCACTCCATTATATAACTGTATAGACTCTTCCTGGCAGCCCCGTGTCTCCCTGTACTCCTAGAATGCTCCCTTATAGTCTCTTCCTTCAGGTGGCCAGCGTGAGGAAGACAACAGTGTTGGACGTGATGCGTCGGCTGCTGCAGCCCAAAAATGTGATGGTGTCCACAGGCCGGGACCGCCAGACCAATCATTGCTACATTGCCATCCTCAACATTATCCAGGGAGAGGTAGACCCCACCCAGGTGGGTAATTTCCCTCACCTAAATGAGTCCCCCTCCTTAATACTACATAGTTAAAGGAGTCTCAGGATCTTCAGAGGCTGAGATGAGCAGTTAAAAATGCCTCCCTCAAACTTTGATTCTCCCACGTTTATGCCCTAGGTCCACAAAAGCCTGCAAAGGATCCGGGAACGGAAGTTAGCTAACTTTATCCCTTGGGGCCCAGCAAGCATCCAGGTGGCACTGTCTCGGAAGTCTCCATATCTGCCATCTGCCCATCGAGTCAGTGGACTCATGATGGCCAACCACACCAGCATCTCCTCTGTGAGTCTGCTCTTTCTCTGCCCATACCCATGTTTCCTCCCACTTTTTCACCCTTTTATCATCTCACTTCCTCCATTCTAAATGTAAATTATGGGAGAATTATGAGAGAAGGGAAAACAAGACAACTTCAATTCCACTGTCCCCCACCCCTCAGACCAAGACTGCAGCATTCACTTATTTCTCCTGTGTCCCTTCCTCTCCCACCTCCATCTCAGCTGTTTGAGAGCACATGCCATCAGTATGATAAGCTGCGGAAGCGAGAGGCTTTCCTGGAGCAGTTCCGCAAGGAGGACATCTTCAAGGAGAATTTCGATGAGCTGGACACCTCGAGGGAGATTGTGCAGCAGCTCATTGATGAGTATCATGCTGCCACCAGGCCTGACTACATCTCCTGGGGTACTCAAGAGCAGTGACCCGCTTACTACTCCAAGGACAGAGGCTCCCACATTTCAGAGGCTCCCACATTTCATAGATTTTAGCCTCTATGCCATTGTGATCCAGTGTCCCTTTGATCCCTTCTAAAATCCTGAATTCCAGCATGGATACATCAGCTTTTTCCATTCACACCTATCCCCCTTaaggatgaacacagagaaaaTCTAATGGTACCATTATGTAGTCTTTTTCTGTGTTGACCATCtccaataaaacattaaatgagAACTATGAGGTGCCTGTGGGCTTTGCCAAAAGGGATTTTGGATGCTGTCTTATCTGTCATGGAGAAGCTTTGGGTTTGTATTCAGGTCACTAAGtgaggttgggcaagttcctcaACTattctaagcctcaatttccccatatgtAACATAACTAGCTTTAAGTaaacccaaattttttttaagatagaggGAAGCTCTATGACCATCTAGTCCAGCCTTCCAAAAAAATCTCCACTAGAATATACCCAACAAATGTCCATTCAGCTTTGGCTGAAGACTTCTGAGAGAGAATTCTCTACCTTTTGGTATGGCTCATTCCACTTTTGGGTAGCTAAAATTATGTCGAATCTAATTTGTCTCTGCAGTCTCTACCCTCTGCTCCAACTTGTACTTTATCAGGCCAAATGGAACAATCCCTCTTTTACAAGAAAGCCTTTTAAGTGCCCAAACTTTCCCTAACCTTCCCTTCTGCAGGCCAGCAtcctcagaattcttttaattgatCTTTATGTGGAAAGTCCTCAAGGTTCTCTCTATTAATTCTATTAGCAAATAATTCAGTGGGGACTAGGAGTGGAAAATGTGGGAGTAAGGGAAAGTCGTTCGAGTAAGAGGCTGCCAGGTGAGCCCACCTCTATTTGATCTTCAAATTCTAAGAAAGTAAACATCTCTTTCCTTCTTAAAGATTCCTATCTCTGGCCCTTTGAGAAAAAGGCAGggaggtagtacagtggatagaatgtcaggcctaaagtcaagaagactggtcaaatctggcctcacacactagctgtatgaccctaggcaagtcagttaaccctgtttgcctcagtttcttcttctgtcaaatgaactggaaaaggaaattgcaagccactccagtatctttgccaagaaaacccaaaatgcggtcacaaagacttggatacaactgagcaacaacaaaggGCAAAAGGCTGGCCACACACTAAGCAGACTTCCTTTTGTTGATGGGGCTACCCACTGTGTCCCCATTCGTGATTTTGACACCCCTTCCCAGTCTAGAGTGCTTCCCTTCAGCATATGGTGGGGTTAGTACTGCCCTGACCTTCTTTCTAATAAGGAGAGCTCAGAGGTGCTAGAGATGAACCAGCAGGGATGCTAGTCATGATCACAGGGTGTAAGCAGACACTGGACACCTGTGCAGGAATTTGAAAGTGTCAATGCTAGTGACTCAGCCTCTCTCCAGCCTCAGGGACGCCAAAATACCACCCCCACACCacaaggagaggggaaggggaagtaaTTAGCTTCTGCTAGTGCCCTATTGCTCCACCCATT
This window contains:
- the LOC100918217 gene encoding tubulin gamma-1 chain is translated as MPREIITLQLGQCGNQIGFEFWKQLCAEHGISPEGIVEEFATEGTDRKDVFFYQADDEHYIPRAVLLDLEPRVIHSILNSPYAKLYNPENIYLSEHGGGAGNNWASGFSQGEKIHEDIFDIIDREADGSDSLEGFVLCHSIAGGTGSGLGSYLLERLNDRYPKKLVQTYSVFPNQDEMSDVVVQPYNSLLTLKRLTQNADCVVVLDNTALNRIATDRLHIQNPSFSQINQLVSTIMSASTTTLRYPGYMNNDLIGLIASLIPTPRLHFLMTGYTPLTTDQSVASVRKTTVLDVMRRLLQPKNVMVSTGRDRQTNHCYIAILNIIQGEVDPTQVHKSLQRIRERKLANFIPWGPASIQVALSRKSPYLPSAHRVSGLMMANHTSISSLFESTCHQYDKLRKREAFLEQFRKEDIFKENFDELDTSREIVQQLIDEYHAATRPDYISWGTQEQ